The following are from one region of the Escherichia sp. E4742 genome:
- a CDS encoding baseplate J/gp47 family protein, with translation MSEIPITMTSAGAQPTPPNDLLANLITRVAEKVPGYTANLPAGLITDLASTAVGALALIDQARIDLINSVSPYGANIPLLMQLGNIYGAQKGLSTNTAVYVVFEALPGFGIPKGFVVGDGNYQYAVSRDTVVPESGQTEPVYCVATTSGSWAVPEGTVTQVITSVPKDQPVKCTNLSAGMPGQEAQTWASYRAEVMESGMFGVQGTPDCFKAMLKSVSGVRENLISFRQSSLGKWVAVVGGGDPYDVAYAIYKSVPDISKLTNDVSNPSGAAVEKRTVSITVSPDVYQVPFVIPSSQNVMVLITWNTVSDDYVDPAGIAMAVQQNVADYINSIEVGHPINLLRIQDIFTSSVRLLVDATLISTISVSIGINGHIVLPAKDTSLVYGDTYSYFSTVASQVQVNKYAISD, from the coding sequence ATGTCAGAAATACCAATTACTATGACCAGTGCGGGTGCGCAGCCTACGCCACCCAATGATTTACTCGCAAATCTTATCACCAGAGTTGCTGAAAAAGTACCTGGATATACAGCCAACCTTCCGGCGGGACTTATTACAGACCTTGCCAGCACGGCAGTCGGGGCGCTGGCATTAATAGACCAGGCGCGTATTGATCTTATTAACTCCGTAAGCCCATACGGCGCGAATATTCCGTTACTGATGCAACTCGGAAACATTTATGGAGCACAGAAGGGATTAAGTACAAATACGGCGGTATACGTGGTGTTTGAGGCGTTGCCGGGGTTTGGCATCCCTAAAGGGTTTGTGGTTGGTGACGGTAACTACCAGTATGCAGTTTCCCGCGATACGGTGGTACCAGAAAGCGGGCAGACTGAGCCAGTCTACTGTGTGGCTACAACGTCAGGATCATGGGCTGTACCGGAAGGGACTGTGACGCAGGTCATTACCTCAGTACCAAAAGACCAGCCTGTAAAGTGCACGAACCTTAGCGCAGGAATGCCCGGTCAGGAGGCGCAAACGTGGGCATCTTACCGCGCCGAAGTCATGGAGTCCGGCATGTTTGGTGTGCAGGGAACACCGGATTGCTTTAAAGCGATGCTCAAATCAGTAAGTGGTGTGCGAGAAAACCTGATTTCTTTCCGGCAGTCGTCGCTGGGGAAATGGGTTGCGGTTGTTGGTGGCGGTGATCCGTATGATGTGGCTTATGCGATTTACAAATCTGTACCGGATATTTCGAAACTGACCAACGATGTAAGCAATCCATCCGGTGCGGCAGTGGAAAAACGCACGGTTTCAATAACCGTTTCGCCGGATGTTTATCAGGTGCCGTTCGTTATCCCGTCATCACAAAACGTCATGGTGCTAATCACCTGGAACACGGTGTCAGATGATTATGTTGATCCGGCGGGTATTGCTATGGCTGTGCAGCAAAACGTTGCTGATTACATCAATTCAATTGAAGTCGGACACCCGATAAATCTTCTGCGTATCCAGGATATTTTTACCAGTTCTGTCAGGTTGCTGGTTGATGCAACATTGATCTCAACAATCAGTGTGAGCATTGGTATTAACGGCCATATTGTTCTTCCGGCGAAAGACACAAGCCTGGTTTATGGCGATACCTATTCCTATTTTTCAACGGTGGCATCACAGGTTCAGGTCAACAAGTATGCAATATCTGACTGA
- a CDS encoding phage tail protein — protein MILGFGNNVVSALAGDITTIQTDIPVMPGTGAKFAKLLSADFENKSNGQHVYAKITLTDNKESAFEICHLVSVSGDVLKVIRGQEGTTAKGWSLNDVVANFATRGSENYFVQIAQLQSGHYIAGVAGGTANALTLELPATFFVNGGSDWTLRTPIIVFPVQNNTNAATLQLTLGGKVLGTFPLYKGNQSELVANDIIKGIPLICLLDSEKSYFSVINPGNIYSDFDLRYVKKSGDALSGGLTFENDSILAWIRNTDWAKIGFKNDSDSDTDSYLWFETGDNGNEYFKWRSKSGTTTKDLMNLKLDALYVLVNAIINGEVVSKSANGFRIAYGNYGFFVRNDGANTYFMLTNAGDSIGSYNGLRPFCINNATGAVTMGNGLTVGGGLNVSSGNITAGGGQVIPGNYSNFDARYQMKTGIVQDIRLGSVGASPTASSQTTDVPGGCVMTGVTLDVWGSRGTHVTYMRYRPLQKLINGTWYNVTAL, from the coding sequence ATGATTCTTGGATTCGGCAATAACGTTGTTTCAGCACTGGCTGGTGATATTACGACGATTCAGACTGATATTCCGGTGATGCCTGGTACGGGGGCTAAATTTGCAAAATTGCTTTCTGCCGATTTTGAAAATAAATCAAACGGGCAACACGTCTATGCAAAAATTACGCTTACCGATAATAAAGAGTCTGCATTTGAGATTTGTCACCTGGTATCGGTAAGCGGTGATGTGCTGAAAGTCATTCGTGGGCAGGAAGGAACAACCGCGAAAGGTTGGTCCCTTAATGACGTTGTGGCTAACTTTGCCACGCGTGGATCGGAAAACTATTTCGTACAGATAGCGCAGCTTCAGAGTGGTCATTATATTGCGGGTGTTGCTGGCGGCACTGCAAATGCACTGACGCTTGAACTTCCCGCGACGTTTTTTGTTAATGGAGGCTCGGACTGGACGCTACGAACCCCGATTATCGTTTTCCCCGTTCAGAACAATACCAACGCCGCGACGCTTCAATTAACACTGGGCGGAAAGGTTCTTGGTACGTTCCCACTTTATAAGGGGAACCAGTCCGAGCTGGTAGCGAACGATATCATTAAAGGCATTCCCTTAATTTGCCTTCTTGATAGTGAGAAAAGCTATTTCAGTGTGATAAACCCCGGCAATATTTATTCGGATTTTGATCTGCGATATGTAAAAAAATCTGGTGATGCATTATCGGGCGGGCTAACGTTTGAAAATGACTCAATCCTTGCGTGGATTCGAAATACAGATTGGGCAAAGATTGGGTTTAAAAATGATTCGGATTCAGACACCGATTCATATCTGTGGTTTGAAACGGGGGATAATGGAAACGAATATTTCAAGTGGCGGAGTAAGTCTGGAACCACAACCAAAGACCTGATGAATCTAAAATTGGATGCGCTGTATGTTCTGGTGAATGCCATCATCAATGGTGAGGTTGTATCAAAATCAGCAAACGGCTTTCGTATCGCTTATGGTAATTACGGTTTTTTTGTCAGAAACGACGGTGCGAACACATATTTTATGTTAACCAATGCTGGCGACAGCATTGGGAGCTATAACGGACTAAGGCCATTCTGTATCAATAATGCCACTGGCGCAGTCACGATGGGCAACGGGCTGACTGTCGGCGGAGGTTTAAATGTTTCAAGCGGAAATATCACCGCCGGAGGCGGTCAGGTTATACCGGGTAATTACAGCAATTTTGATGCTCGTTATCAGATGAAAACAGGCATCGTGCAGGATATAAGACTTGGCTCGGTGGGTGCTTCTCCGACAGCATCGTCACAGACGACAGATGTTCCCGGAGGATGTGTAATGACCGGGGTAACGCTTGACGTATGGGGGAGTCGCGGGACGCACGTAACATATATGCGCTACCGTCCACTTCAGAAATTAATTAACGGAACCTGGTATAACGTGACGGCGCTTTAA
- a CDS encoding tail fiber assembly protein produces the protein MLHLKNITAGNPKTAEQYKLTKEHGIEWLFSESGENWYEEQKKFSPDTIKIAYLPSGRVFAVEKDVTGIDPKGMSVIELPDITAYRRIEENDYWFYRNDKFVFDYRLKAEDERESLLAQVSLRTGEWEKDLLLGLISDEDKEKLKAWRIYAKSLQAMDFSTITDKTSYRAIEWPVSPEASS, from the coding sequence ATGCTGCATTTAAAAAATATTACAGCCGGTAATCCAAAAACGGCAGAGCAATACAAACTGACAAAAGAGCACGGTATTGAGTGGCTGTTCTCTGAGAGCGGGGAAAACTGGTACGAGGAACAAAAAAAGTTCTCTCCTGATACCATCAAGATTGCGTACCTTCCTTCAGGCAGGGTATTTGCCGTTGAAAAGGACGTGACTGGCATTGACCCGAAGGGAATGAGTGTTATCGAGTTGCCTGATATTACCGCATACCGTCGAATTGAAGAAAATGACTACTGGTTTTACCGCAATGATAAGTTTGTTTTTGATTACAGACTTAAAGCGGAAGATGAGCGTGAGTCGCTTCTGGCTCAGGTCAGCCTCCGGACAGGTGAATGGGAAAAAGACCTGCTGCTGGGGTTAATCAGCGACGAAGACAAAGAAAAGCTGAAAGCCTGGCGTATATACGCGAAATCGCTGCAGGCGATGGATTTCAGCACTATCACCGATAAAACCTCATACAGAGCCATTGAATGGCCTGTCTCTCCGGAAGCCTCTTCCTGA
- a CDS encoding prophage tail fiber N-terminal domain-containing protein — translation MSVVISGALIDGAGIPMSGCHIILKSRVNTSEVVMRTVADVVTGNNGEYSFEAQVGKYCVYLRQDWREEYCVGDISVYYDSKPGTLNDFLTALDEDDLKPDVVKRFEEIADTVNRLSEQVSSDREKAEAAADAAKNAATTALDNKNKAEEFKEQSRKSAEAAAGCAQSAGQHAADAAKTEKQVEILATGIQQNAGDVSKNVQHVERLASEVAQNASQVHQNTLTVTDAAQSVEQNAQLTTQLRNEAGRFADESRKSSEDAKEYSDSARKAVDELKSVGTYPAGIAFAWPADIPPEGFAIMQGQPFDKSAYPQLAAVFPSGVIPDMRGWIIKGKPDGRAVLSLEEDGVKRHGHTAKVIPTDLGSRETSSFDYGSKSTESGGEHNHIVNGVWAGTTTRNGGTKWDTPGYIADITTSSGGTHAHRTNIGPHAHTVALGEHGHDVTVDETGNAENTVKNIAFNFIVRLA, via the coding sequence ATGTCTGTAGTGATATCAGGAGCGCTGATTGATGGCGCAGGCATCCCCATGTCCGGATGCCACATAATTCTGAAATCCCGGGTAAATACCTCAGAAGTGGTGATGCGCACAGTTGCTGACGTGGTGACCGGAAATAATGGGGAATATTCGTTCGAGGCGCAGGTCGGAAAATACTGCGTTTATCTGCGGCAGGACTGGCGCGAAGAGTACTGTGTTGGTGATATCTCAGTTTATTACGACTCAAAGCCCGGCACGCTGAACGACTTTCTGACCGCCCTTGATGAAGACGACCTGAAGCCGGATGTGGTGAAACGTTTTGAGGAAATTGCGGATACGGTCAACCGTCTCTCTGAACAGGTGAGCAGTGACAGGGAGAAAGCGGAAGCGGCCGCTGATGCTGCAAAAAACGCAGCAACCACAGCTCTGGACAATAAAAATAAGGCGGAGGAATTTAAAGAACAATCACGGAAGAGCGCCGAAGCTGCTGCGGGCTGCGCGCAAAGTGCCGGACAGCACGCAGCGGATGCCGCGAAAACTGAAAAGCAGGTGGAAATCCTGGCGACAGGTATTCAGCAGAATGCAGGCGATGTTTCCAAGAACGTACAGCATGTTGAGCGTCTGGCATCAGAAGTTGCGCAGAATGCCAGCCAGGTGCATCAGAATACCCTGACAGTAACGGATGCAGCGCAGTCTGTGGAGCAGAATGCACAGCTGACAACGCAGTTAAGAAACGAAGCTGGTCGCTTTGCCGACGAATCCAGGAAAAGTTCAGAGGATGCAAAAGAGTACAGTGACAGTGCCAGAAAAGCGGTCGATGAACTGAAATCTGTCGGTACTTATCCGGCAGGGATAGCTTTTGCATGGCCAGCGGATATTCCCCCGGAGGGGTTTGCAATAATGCAGGGGCAGCCATTCGATAAATCTGCGTATCCACAACTGGCTGCTGTATTTCCGTCAGGTGTAATACCTGATATGCGAGGGTGGATAATAAAAGGCAAACCCGACGGGCGAGCTGTTCTGTCCCTTGAAGAGGACGGTGTTAAGCGGCACGGGCATACAGCAAAGGTGATACCGACGGATTTGGGTTCAAGGGAGACAAGTTCCTTTGATTATGGCTCTAAAAGCACAGAGTCAGGTGGAGAGCATAATCATATTGTTAATGGTGTGTGGGCTGGAACAACAACAAGGAACGGTGGAACAAAATGGGATACGCCAGGATATATAGCGGATATAACAACCAGCAGTGGCGGTACACATGCACATCGTACCAATATAGGCCCACACGCCCATACCGTGGCACTGGGCGAGCATGGTCATGATGTCACAGTTGATGAGACGGGTAATGCAGAAAATACAGTTAAAAATATCGCGTTTAACTTCATTGTGAGACTGGCATGA
- a CDS encoding tail fiber assembly protein translates to MTNFKMSPESRTLKIYNIRADTKEYIGAGDVYIPPNTGLPANCTLIEPPEAGPGQVAVFNDAQQQWEVVEDHRGKTVYDTATGKTLCISRPGALPDDVTTLPPEGEFHRWDGAKWIKDDEAERAAKIRDAEREKQKLLQEIMEKTQLWQTWLSLGIISEADKKSLREWMLYAQKVEATDTSELPVRFPDKPLIVGELSGAL, encoded by the coding sequence ATGACAAATTTCAAAATGAGTCCGGAATCCCGGACACTGAAAATTTATAACATACGGGCTGATACAAAAGAGTATATAGGCGCAGGAGATGTTTATATTCCGCCGAATACAGGATTACCGGCGAACTGCACGCTTATCGAACCGCCAGAGGCTGGCCCCGGCCAGGTTGCCGTTTTCAACGATGCACAGCAACAGTGGGAAGTTGTTGAAGACCACCGTGGGAAAACGGTATATGACACAGCCACCGGGAAGACATTGTGCATTTCCCGTCCGGGGGCTTTGCCGGATGATGTCACCACTTTACCGCCAGAGGGGGAATTCCATCGATGGGATGGTGCGAAATGGATAAAAGACGACGAGGCCGAAAGGGCGGCGAAAATTCGTGACGCTGAACGGGAGAAGCAAAAATTACTTCAGGAGATAATGGAAAAAACACAGCTGTGGCAAACGTGGCTGTCACTTGGGATTATCAGCGAAGCTGATAAAAAATCACTCAGGGAGTGGATGTTGTATGCCCAAAAAGTTGAAGCGACGGACACATCTGAATTACCTGTGAGATTTCCCGACAAACCTCTTATTGTGGGTGAGCTATCCGGTGCGTTGTAA